Proteins found in one Amphiura filiformis chromosome 14, Afil_fr2py, whole genome shotgun sequence genomic segment:
- the LOC140169130 gene encoding uncharacterized protein, with product MVIGDYNARIGEEDARFTYHETTHRNGKFLLDLASERNLIITNTMFQKKKGKLWTFVSPGGNKYQLDYILVRKKWRNSLLNSEAYSSFASVGSDRRIVSAKMRLSLRKSKTAARRRQYDWKLLSTDSNLQKQYTIKVRNRFQPLENISETTTEKYERLITAHTEATDKTVPVRKKVHRVRFSNDPRVNEARDKIKKAYEAKKRLADAYNQVEEEDLSSKLIEVETAHANSKHGQSWRLINDITSRLASRKGQLEGNTQKERVTNWYNHFKNLLGSPPDIDDEDKDIPAVLDELNIKTGPFEQEEYEKAKMALVEGKSSGKDGIPPEVLKRCDIDDIILGFCNHALSEGETPEQWSILNIVPIPKSGDLSQAGNYRGISLSSIVAKTFNRMILNRIRPELDERLRNNQNGFRVDKNCHLSNVGETSRIFGTRLAEHQAEVKKANGNKFPRSERRTSEMEQIKSAISDHVTRANHVIDWEESKIRGREHNKRSREDKGTTGCKSAVKNIVNEQDNYQEEDCWLSTDVNTEDYTATAGVDYTPLLDDPVYFTPDATDATVSLNIIDDADVDPGESLVVYIAIQVNGEVYHGSFTYITIIDND from the exons ATGGTCATAGGAGACTACAATGCTAGAATAGGAGAAGAGGATGCTAGGTTTACCTATCATGAAACCACACACAGGAATGGCAAATTTCTTTTGGACCTTGCATCTGAGAGGAATCTCATCATCACGAACACAATGTTTCAAAAGAAGAAGGGCAAACTATGGACGTTTGTAAGTCCTGGTGGAAACAAGTATCAACTCGACTACATCCTTGTCCGAAAGAAATGGAGGAACAGCCTGCTGAATTCTGAAGCATACAGCTCCTTTGCAAGTGTTGGCTCAGACCGCAGAATCGTTTCTGCAAAAATGCGCCTGAGTCTTAGAAAAAGCAAGACTGCTGCCAGGAGAAGGCAGTATGACTGGAAGCTTCTAAGCACTGATAGTAACCTCCAAAAGCAATACACCATAAAAGTACGTAACCGATTCCAGCCACTGGAAAATATAAGTGAAACGACTACAGAAAAGTATGAAAGGCTAATAACAGCCCACACGGAGGCTACAGATAAAACTGTGCCAGTGAGGAAAAAAGTACATAGGGTACGCTTCTCAAACGATCCAAGAGTGAATGAAGCAAGAGACAAAATTAAGAAGGCGTATGAG GCAAAGAAGAGGCTTGCTGATGCATACAACCAGGTGGAGGAAGAAGATCTTAGCTCCAAGCTAATTGAGGTGGAAACAGCCCATGCCAACAGTAAGCATGGCCAGAGTTGGAGACTTATAAATGACATCACAAGCAGATTGGCATCTAGGAAAGGACAACTGGAAGGTAATACCCAGAAGGAAAGAGTTACTAACTGGTACAACCATTTCAAGAACCTGCTAGGAAGCCCCCCTGACATTGATGACGAGGACAAAGATATTCCAGCTGTCTTGGATGAACTGAACATCAAAACAGGGCCTTTTGAACAAGAGGAGTACGAAAAAGCGAAAATGGCATTAGTAGAAGGTAAAAGCAGTGGTAAAGATGGCATACCACCAGAAGTTCTTAAGCGATGTGACATAGATGACATCATCCTAGGATTCTGTAACCACGCATTGAGCGAAGGGGAAACACCAGAACAGTGGTCTATCCTAAACATAGTGCCTATACCCAAGTCTGGAGATCTCAGCCAAGCTGGAAACTACAGGGGGATCAGCTTAAGTTCGATAGTGGCAAAAACCTTCAACAGGATGATCCTCAACAGAATCAGGCCTGAACTTGATGAACGCCTGAGAAACAACCAAAATGGATTCCGAGTTG ACAAAAACTGTCATCTCTCCAATGTCGGTGAAACCTCACGGATATTCGGCACCAGacttgctgaacatcaagcggaAGTCAAAAAGGCTAATGGGAATAAGTTTCCTCGCTCAGAGCGCAGGACATCGGAAATGGAACAGATCAAATCAGCCATATCAGATCACGTAACAAGGGCAAACCATGTCATAGATTGGGAAGAATCCAAGATCCGTGGACGGGAGCACAACAAAAGATCAAGAGAA gacaagGGAACAACAGGATGTAAATCAGCCGTCAAGAACATTGTAAATGAACAAGACAATTATCAAGAAGAAGACTGTTGGTTAAGTACTG ATGTGAACACAGAAGATTATACAGCGACAGCCGGTGTTGATTATACTCCTCTTCTGGACGATCCCGTATATTTTACGCCTGACGCCACTGATGCTACAGTTAGCCTGAATATCATTGACGATGCCGATGTAGATCCGGGCGAGAGTCTAGTGGTGTATATTGCAATTCAAGTAAACGGAGAAGTCTATCATGGCTCGTTTACATACATCACTATAATAGACAATGATTAG